Genomic window (Streptomyces sp. NBC_01142):
ACCCCCGGTTCGGGCCCCTGACGCGCGCTCCGCGCCACCGCATCACTGGTGCCGGCCGCCGCAGGGCCCGCTGGGAGCCGCTGCCGCAGGTCCTGCTGGTGCCCTGCTCGATGGGCAAGCTCGACGTACCTGTCGCCCCGGCCGCCGAGATGTACGTGGGCCCGTACCATGTCGCGGCCCGCAAGGCCGCGGCCGCCGCCTCCGCGGACGGCTCGGCCCTCGTCCTCACCTTGTCGGCGAAGTTCGGGCTGCTGCGCGACGAGGACCGGATCCTGCACTACGACCTGCGCGCCGGACAGAACGGCACGGTGTCCCCGCGGGTTCTTGCCCGGCAGGCCCACTTCCTCGGCGTGAGCGCCGCGCGTGTGACGGTCTTCGCCGGCAGGGCGTACGCGGATCTCGCCCGCACGATTTGGCCCGCCCTCGAGCACCCGCTGGCGGGCCGCGGGATCGGCGAGCACCTGGCCTACTTCGCCGACCTGTACCGGCCCTCCCGCGTCGGCGGCCGCGTGCGCCCGTAGACGCCGCTCAGCGTCCGGACTCTGTCCACAGGCCGCGGCGCGCACCGTTCATAGATCAACTCCACGGCCCTCCCGGCCCGATGACAGGAATACCCATGTTCAAGAAGCTCTTCACCAACTCCTCCGCCCCCGTCTCCTCCGCCCCCGCCGCACAGCCCGCGGCGCCGGTGCGGACCTCGCTCGCCGACCTGACCAAGAAGGCAGCCCACAGCCTGCAGAAGTCCGGGCTGACCGGCCAGCGGGCGGCCGTCTATCTCGTCCTGGACCGCTCGGGCTCCATGCGCCCGTACTACAGCGACGGCACGGTCCAGTACCTCGCCGAGCGGATCCTGGGCCTGGCACGGAACTTGGACGACGACGGCTCGGTTCCGGTGACGTTCTTCTCCACCGAGGTCGACGGCACGATCACGCTGAGCGTGGACGACTACGCAGGCCGGATCGAGGAGGCACACAGCGGGCTCGGCCACATGGGCCGCACGTACTACGAGAAGGCCCTCCGGGCGGTGCTCGAGCAGCACCGGCAGTCCGGAGCCACGGTGCCCGCGCTGATCGTCTTCCAGACCGACGGCAACCCGGACGACCGGTCCGAGGTGGTCTCGCTCATGCACGAGATCGTCAACGAGGACGAGGACGCGTTCGTGGCCTTCGTCGCCTTCGGCAAGAAGGTGGACTTCCTGCGCACCCTCGACGTTCTCGGGCTGAAGGCCGACCACGTCTCGCTCTTCCCGGCCGACGACCCCACGAACATCGGCGACGAAGAGCTCTACGACGGCATCACCCACGAGTTCGCCCCCTGGCTCCGGGAGCGCCAGTCGGTCAGCAGCTGACCGTCAGCCGGGCAGCCGGCCGCCTCCCCGCGGCCGGCCCGTCGGCCCCTTTAGCCTCAGCGGAGCGCGCGGATCTCCTCCGCGCCCGAGCGAAGAATGGGACGCACGATGAGCAACCCGCCTTTCTACGCGACCTACAGCAGCGCCTCCCGGTCGGCCGGAGAGCAAGCCGCGGCGCTGCAGCTGCTGCTCACCCGCGCCGCCGCCGAACCGGACCTGGCTCTCGCGCTGGCCCAGGTCGACACCACCGAGATGAAGGGCGTGCTGGATACGGCCGGACTGCTGGCCGCGCTCGCGGAGGCGGAGGCGGAGCGCGACCTGAATGCGGGGCTCGCCGAGCGGCACCAGCGGCGCGCGGTGGCGGGTGCCGCGCTGGGCGATCCGTGCGTCTGCGCGCACTCGGCCGCCACCCACGCCCCCCGCCTGACCGCGGACGGTCGGCTGCCCTGCCGGCACGACGACTGCGGCTGTTCCGACCTCGTCTTCAGCTGACCGCCACGGGACGACCTGCCTGCGCCGGGTCACCCTGAAGGTCCTTTCCCCGCCTGTCCTTAAGCCCCGGGCCCCCGTCCCCGGGGCTTTCGGCGCTCCACGACTGGGCGGCGGCGTGCACAGACGCGCCGCGCAGCGCAGTACCTGACCCATATAAATTGCCGTACCATCGGCCGTGGAT
Coding sequences:
- a CDS encoding VWA domain-containing protein, with the translated sequence MFKKLFTNSSAPVSSAPAAQPAAPVRTSLADLTKKAAHSLQKSGLTGQRAAVYLVLDRSGSMRPYYSDGTVQYLAERILGLARNLDDDGSVPVTFFSTEVDGTITLSVDDYAGRIEEAHSGLGHMGRTYYEKALRAVLEQHRQSGATVPALIVFQTDGNPDDRSEVVSLMHEIVNEDEDAFVAFVAFGKKVDFLRTLDVLGLKADHVSLFPADDPTNIGDEELYDGITHEFAPWLRERQSVSS
- a CDS encoding DUF6884 domain-containing protein, yielding MASLSAPQRAGLHAAAVHAEGHVPPSLPVAEVHRLAALGLVEVLATDAHPRFGPLTRAPRHRITGAGRRRARWEPLPQVLLVPCSMGKLDVPVAPAAEMYVGPYHVAARKAAAAASADGSALVLTLSAKFGLLRDEDRILHYDLRAGQNGTVSPRVLARQAHFLGVSAARVTVFAGRAYADLARTIWPALEHPLAGRGIGEHLAYFADLYRPSRVGGRVRP